One part of the Sesamum indicum cultivar Zhongzhi No. 13 linkage group LG14, S_indicum_v1.0, whole genome shotgun sequence genome encodes these proteins:
- the LOC105176841 gene encoding floral homeotic protein AGAMOUS: MEFPDQESEFSNSLRKNGRGKIEIKRIENTTNRQVTFCKRRGGLLKKAYELSVLCDAEVALVVFSSRGRLYEYANNSVRATIDRYKKATADSSNSMSTSEANTQFYQQEATKLRRLIREIQTSNRQILGDGVSSMALRELKNMEGKLEKAISRVRSKKNELLFAEIELMQKREVEVNNANMYLRAKIAESERAQLPMTSQPYDVQNLLPVNLLQPNDHHYSCQDQTPLQLV, translated from the exons ATGGAGTTTCCTGATCAAGAATCCGAGTTCTCCAATTCGTTGAGGAAAAATGGAAGAGGGAAAATAGAGATCAAGCGGATCGAGAACACCACGAATCGACAAGTCACCTTCTGCAAACGCAGAGGTGGCCTACTGAAGAAGGCGTACGAGCTGTCCGTGCTGTGTGATGCTGAAGTTGCCCTTGTTGTCTTCTCAAGCCGTGGCAGGCTCTATGAGTATGCAAACAACAG TGTTAGGGCTACTATTGACAGGTACAAGAAAGCAACTGCTGATTCCTCCAATTCTATGTCCACATCTGAAGCTAACACCCAA TTCTACCAGCAAGAAGCCACAAAGCTTCGACGTCTAATAAGAGAGATACAGACTTCAAACAG ACAAATTCTTGGAGACGGTGTTAGCAGTATGGCCTTAAGGGAACTGAAGAACATGGAAGGAAAACTGGAGAAAGCAATCAGCCGAGTCCGTTCCAAGAAG AATGAGCTGTTGTTTGCAGAAATAGAGCTCATGCAGAAGAgg gAAGTAGAGGTGAACAACGCAAACATGTATCTTCGAGCTAAG ATAGCAGAGAGTGAGAGAGCACAGCTGCCGATGACTTCACAACCTTACGATGTGCAGAACTTGCTTCCTGTCAATCTCCTTCAACCTAATGATCACCACTACTCTTGCCAGGACCAAACACCTCTCCAACTAGT ATAA